Proteins encoded within one genomic window of Equus caballus isolate H_3958 breed thoroughbred chromosome 20, TB-T2T, whole genome shotgun sequence:
- the LOC100058098 gene encoding LOW QUALITY PROTEIN: class I histocompatibility antigen, Gogo-B*0201 alpha chain-like (The sequence of the model RefSeq protein was modified relative to this genomic sequence to represent the inferred CDS: deleted 1 base in 1 codon): MTVRATRALLLLLSGALALTETWAGSHSMRYFSTAVSRPGRGEPRFIAVGYVDDTQFVRFDSDAASPRMEPRAPWMEQEGPEYWERETRTAKGNAQTFRVSLNNLRGYYNQSEAGSHTLQDMYGCDVGPDGRLLRGYSQYAYDGADYLALNEDLRSWTAADTAAQISRRKWEAAGVAEHDRNYLEGTCVEWLLRYLENGKETLQRADPPKAHVTHHPISDHEVTLRCWALGFYPADISLSWQRDGEDLTQDTEFVETRPAGDGTFQKWAAVVVPSGEEQRYTCRVQHEGLPEPVTLRWGKEGASTILIVGVIAGLVLFMVTVAVVVGAVIWRKKRSGGKGGSYAQASSSDSALNSDVSYGSMRQLPCGGLSDTRFLPVPPPIMTSGIFDLSFCKWHLNVSVFLLA, translated from the exons ATGACGGTCAGGGCAACTCGAGCCCTCCTGCTGCTCCTCTCG GGGGCCCTGGCCCTGACTGAGACCTGGGCGG gctcccACTCCATGAGGTATTTCTCCACCGCCGTGTCCCGGCCTGGCCGCGGGGAGCCCCGCTTCATCGCCGTCGGCTACGTGGACGACACGCAGTTCGTGCGGTTCGACAGCGACGCCGCAAGTCCGAGGATGGAGCCGCGGGCGCCGTggatggagcaggaggggccggagTATTGGGAGCGGGAGACGCGGACCGCCAAGGGCAACGCACAGACTTTCCGAGTGAGCCTGAACAACCTGCGCGGCTACTACAACCAGAGCGAGGCCG GGTCTCACACCCTCCAGGACATGTATGGCTGCGACGTGGGGCCGGACGGGCGCCTCCTCCGCGGGTACAGTCAGTACGCCTACGACGGCGCCGATTACCTCGCCCTGAACGAGGACCTGCGCTCCTGGACCGCGGCGGACACGGCGGCTCAGATCTCCCGGCGCAAGTGGGAGGCGGCCGGTGTGGCGGAGCATGACAGGAACTACCTGGAGGGCACGTGCGTGGAGTGGCTCCTCAGATACCTGGAGAACGGGAAGGAGACGCTGCAGCGCGCGG ACCCGCCAAAGGCACATGTGACCCACCATCCCATCTCTGACCATGAGGTCACCCtgaggtgctgggccctgggcttctaCCCTGCGGACATCAGCCTGTCCTGGCAGCGTGATGGGGAGGACCTGACCCAGGACACGGAGTTTGTGGAGACCAGGCCTGCAGGGGACGGGACCTTCCAGAAGTGGGCGGCTGTGGTGGTGCcttctggagaggagcagagatacACGTGCCGTGTGCAGCACGAGGGGCTGCCTGAGCCCGTCACCCTGAGATGGGGTAAGGAGGGAGCC TCCACCATCCTCATTGTGGGCGTCATTGCTGGCCTGGTTCTCTTCATGGTCACTGTAGCTGTGGTGGTTGGAGCCGTGATCTGGAGGAAGAAGCGCTCAG GTGGAAAAGGAGGGAGCTACGCTCAGGCTTCAA GCAGTGACAGTGCCCTGAACTCTGATGTGTCTTACGGCAG CATGAGACAGCTGCCTTGTGGGGGACTGAGTGATACAAGATTTCTGCCCGTCCCGCCCCCCATTATGACTTCAGGAATCTTTGACCTCTCTTTCTGCAAATGGCATCTGAATGTGTCTGTGTTCCTATTAGCATAA